The following coding sequences lie in one Musa acuminata AAA Group cultivar baxijiao chromosome BXJ1-8, Cavendish_Baxijiao_AAA, whole genome shotgun sequence genomic window:
- the LOC135588082 gene encoding heavy metal-associated isoprenylated plant protein 39-like encodes MAADMKRIVVRVGLQCDEDKIKAMKAVCSIEKVASVSADMEQKKLTVIGFFDPVIVVSKLRKCWHTKILVIGLANEPGRGRTKQRRERRRRKELLMNRSPSLRRHNKNTRGLILLISQLKLTDNSLDTV; translated from the exons ATGGCCGCGGACATGAAG AGAATTGTGGTGAGAGTGGGACTCCAGTGTGACGAGGATAAGATCAAGGCaatgaaagcagtttgcagtattGAAA AGGTTGCTTCAGTATCAGCGGACATGGAGCAGAAGAAGCTCACTGTAATTGGGTTCTTTGACCCCGTTATTGTGGTGTCCAAGTTGAGGAAATGCTGGCACACCAAAATACTCGTCATCGGCCTGGCAAATGAACCGGGAAGAGGAAGGACGAAGCAAAGAAGGGAGAGGCGGAGAAGAAAAGAGCTGTTAATGAACAGATCGCCGAGCTTACGGCGCCATAACAAGAATACTAGAGGGCTCATCCTCCTCATAAGCCAATTGAAGCTTACAGACAATTCTTTGGATACGGTGTAG
- the LOC135589156 gene encoding protein XRI1-like, with translation MMAMDTHFLFPYQPSWDWDPHTFGAGDLHEQLVPLSAMEMESPVSSQASTGYLQDAVAEWSDRCKRRRLTASSPVHDSTTNEGLQNLQGFWDSSCHGDPSLHDLSYMLQDNVIIPDDSFNVLLKANTEVTGLQHPQEPLLSSSTSYEEPHNSNELHGKDPPQSSRDTKPCSYKAKTLTLRECERRHCSKTTKAKMSVVYPFAVVKPGGAEGDVTLDDINARILMRPRRPVRHPVGEYAQGPRVSPDGPGLSGKVVVSLTRIQTRGRGTITIIRTKG, from the exons ATGATGGCCATGGACACCCATTTTCTATTCCCTTACCAACCCTCCTGGGATTGGGATCCACACACCTTTGGAGCTGGAGATCTCCACGAACAACTCGTGCCTTTGAGTG CCATGGAGATGGAGTCGCCAGTGTCGTCGCAGGCCTCCACCGGTTACTTGCAAGACGCGGTGGCCGAGTGGAGCGACCGGTGCAAGCGGCGGCGGCTGACAGCTTCGTCCCCCGTTCATGATTCGACGACCAACGAAGGCCTCCAGAATCTTCAA GGTTTTTGGGACTCAAGCTGCCATGGCGATCCCTCCTTGCATGATCTGAGCTACATGCTACAGGATAATGTCATCATCCCAG ATGACTCTTTCAACGTGCTGCTGAAGGCCAACACAGAAGTCACCGGTCTGCAGCACCCACAAGAGCCACTTCTCTCCTCTTCCACCTCCTACGAAGAGCCACACAACTCCAATGAACTACATGGAAAAGATCCTCCTCAGTCATCAAGAGACACGAAACCTTGTAGCTATAAAGCAAAAACGCTTACTTTGAGAG AATGCGAGAGAAGACACTGCAGTAAGACGACGAAGGCGAAGATGAGCGTGGTGTACCCTTTTGCTGTGGTGAAGCCCGGGGGAGCGGAGGGCGACGTGACGCTTGACGACATCAACGCGAGGATTCTCATGCGTCCCAGGCGGCCTGTGCGCCACCCGGTGGGGGAGTACGCGCAGGGCCCCCGTGTGTCGCCGGACGGCCCTGGCCTCTCCGGTAAGGTGGTCGTCAGCCTCACACGGATCCAAACACGTGGGAGGGGCACCATAACAATCATAAGAACCAagggatga
- the LOC103995269 gene encoding heavy metal-associated isoprenylated plant protein 39 — translation MSAEAQKVVVKVDVHDDKDKKKAMKAVSSLQGIDSISMDMKDMKLTVIGIVDPIAVVGKLRKHWCAAIVSVGPAKEPEKKKEEPKKEEEKKKDPNELTAELIKAYKAYNPCMTTYYCVQSAEENPNACVIM, via the exons ATGTCCGCAGAAGCGCAG AAGGTTGTGGTGAAAGTGGACGTCCACGATGACAAGGACAAGAAGAAGGCGATGAAAGCAGTTTCCAGCCTTCAAG GGATCGATTCGATATCTATGGACATGAAGGACATGAAGCTCACTGTAATCGGGATCGTTGACCCGATTGCTGTGGTGGGCAAGCTGAGGAAACACTGGTGCGCCGCGATAGTCTCGGTCGGCCCGGCGAAAGAgccggagaagaagaaggaagaacccaagaaggaggaagagaagaaaaaggatccTAATGAACTGACCGCAGAGCTCATCAAGGCATACAAGGCTTACAATCCTTGTATGACCACGTACTATTGTGTACAGAGTGCAGAGGAGAACCCCAATGCTTGCGTGATTATGTGA